The Oryzias latipes chromosome 4, ASM223467v1 genome includes a window with the following:
- the LOC101163805 gene encoding serine/arginine-rich splicing factor 11 isoform X2: MYLISFHCRVVALRWLVCKSCLSVVDVFWKRALKFCRFSPGVIPDESKAMSLLAPANAVAGMMPGGGLLPTPNPLVSIGATPFGGLGAASLDPMAAMGLAGPGMNPQAISADLLKLMQSMDPKLNPLAAGLNLNLGLKADSSNKEIEEAMKRVREAQSLISAAIEPGSKKDDKRKHSRSRSRSRRRRSRSRSKHRRSRSRSRRRSHSRSRRRSKSPRRRGTHSLDRGHRTRSRDRRKEEKSKKRSKTPPKSYSSARRSRSVNRRHRRSRSTSRSPKKKVSKSPSPRRHKKEKKKDREKDRDRDRREDRDRIKEERERSPSKKKKSKDKERDRDRKSESDKGDVKVTRDYDEEEQGYDSGKGEEAEDERKSDSDSASSPKAREDADREEPQAPKKSKLNGDDHHHQDDMEMSD, from the exons ATGTATTTGATCAGTTTCCACTGCAGAGTAGTTGCACTGAGGTGGCTTGTCTGCAAGTCTTGTCTGAGTGTTGTGGACGTTTTCTGGAAGCGTGCGCTGAAATTTTGTCGTTTCTCTCCAGGAGTCATTCCTGATGAATCTAAAGCTATGTCGCTGCTGGCTCCAGCCAATGCTGTGGCAGGAATGATGCCTGGAGGCGGTCTTCTTCCAACGCCCAATCCTCTAGTGTCG ATTGGAGCAACACCTTTTGGAGGCCTTGGAGCTGCAAGCCTTGATCCAATGGCTGCCATGGGACTTGCAGGACCTGGCATGAACCCCCAG gCAATTTCTGCAGACTTGCTGAAGCTCATGCAGTCCATGGATCCTAA attgaatCCATTGGCAGCTGGATTAAACTTGAATCTAGGTCTGAAGGCAGATTCCTCCAACAAGGAGATTGAAGAGGCAATGAAGAGAGTTAGAGAGGCCCAGTCTCTCATTTCTGCAGCCATCGAACCTGGAA GTAAAAAAGATGACAAGCGCAAACATTCCCGCTCTCGCTCCCGGTCAAGACGCAGAAGGTCCAGGTCTCGCTCAAAGCACAG GCGTTCAAGGAGCAGGTCTCGACGTAGGTCTCATtcaaggagcaggaggaggtctAAAAGCCCAAGAAGGAGGGGGACGCACTCTCTGGATAGAGGCCATCGCACCAGATCCAG AGACAGGAGAAAGGaggaaaagtctaaaaaaagatCCAAGACGCCCCCGAAAAGCTACAGCAGTGCCAGGAGGTCCCGGAGCGTCAACCG caggCACAGGCGAAGTCGCAGCACCTCTCGGTCTCCAAAGAAGAAGGTGTCCAAGTCTCCCTCCCCTAGACG CCAtaagaaggagaaaaagaaggaCCGCGAAAAAGACCGAGACAGGGACAGGAGGGAGGACCGGGACCGGATCAAAGAAGAAAGAGAACGCTCACCcagcaagaagaagaagagcaaGGACAAGGAGCGAGATCGGGATCGCAAGTCTGAAAGTGACAAAGGAGATGTGAAG GTGACCCGGGACTATGACGAAGAGGAGCAAGGTTATGACAGTGGGAAAGGAGAGGAAGCTGAGGATGAGAGAAAGAGCGACTCCGATTCGGCCTCCTCCCCCAAAGCTCGCGAAGACGCGGACAGAGAGGAGCCTCAAGCCCCTAAAAAGTCTAAACTCAATGGAGATGATCACCACCACCAGGACGACATGGAGATGAGTGACTAA
- the LOC101163805 gene encoding serine/arginine-rich splicing factor 11 isoform X1, protein MSSTTHVIQVTNVSPSTTSEQMRTLFGYLGTIEELKLFPPDDSPLPVTSRVCFVKFLEPESVGVSQHLTNTVFVDRALIVVPFAEGVIPDESKAMSLLAPANAVAGMMPGGGLLPTPNPLVSIGATPFGGLGAASLDPMAAMGLAGPGMNPQAISADLLKLMQSMDPKLNPLAAGLNLNLGLKADSSNKEIEEAMKRVREAQSLISAAIEPGSKKDDKRKHSRSRSRSRRRRSRSRSKHRRSRSRSRRRSHSRSRRRSKSPRRRGTHSLDRGHRTRSRDRRKEEKSKKRSKTPPKSYSSARRSRSVNRRHRRSRSTSRSPKKKVSKSPSPRRHKKEKKKDREKDRDRDRREDRDRIKEERERSPSKKKKSKDKERDRDRKSESDKGDVKVTRDYDEEEQGYDSGKGEEAEDERKSDSDSASSPKAREDADREEPQAPKKSKLNGDDHHHQDDMEMSD, encoded by the exons ATGAGTTCCACCACACACGTAATTCAGGTGACCAACGTTTCACCTAGCACAACTTCTGAACAAATGAGAACCCTGTTTGGATATCTCGGAACCATAGAGGAACTTAAATTGTTTCCACCTGA tgaTTCTCCCTTGCCTGTGACTTCACGTGTCTGTTTTGTAAAATTCCTTGAGCCCGAGTCAGTGGGAGTCTCCCAGCATCTTACAAACACCGTCTTCGTGGACAGAGCTTTGATTGTGGTCCCTTTTGCTGAAG GAGTCATTCCTGATGAATCTAAAGCTATGTCGCTGCTGGCTCCAGCCAATGCTGTGGCAGGAATGATGCCTGGAGGCGGTCTTCTTCCAACGCCCAATCCTCTAGTGTCG ATTGGAGCAACACCTTTTGGAGGCCTTGGAGCTGCAAGCCTTGATCCAATGGCTGCCATGGGACTTGCAGGACCTGGCATGAACCCCCAG gCAATTTCTGCAGACTTGCTGAAGCTCATGCAGTCCATGGATCCTAA attgaatCCATTGGCAGCTGGATTAAACTTGAATCTAGGTCTGAAGGCAGATTCCTCCAACAAGGAGATTGAAGAGGCAATGAAGAGAGTTAGAGAGGCCCAGTCTCTCATTTCTGCAGCCATCGAACCTGGAA GTAAAAAAGATGACAAGCGCAAACATTCCCGCTCTCGCTCCCGGTCAAGACGCAGAAGGTCCAGGTCTCGCTCAAAGCACAG GCGTTCAAGGAGCAGGTCTCGACGTAGGTCTCATtcaaggagcaggaggaggtctAAAAGCCCAAGAAGGAGGGGGACGCACTCTCTGGATAGAGGCCATCGCACCAGATCCAG AGACAGGAGAAAGGaggaaaagtctaaaaaaagatCCAAGACGCCCCCGAAAAGCTACAGCAGTGCCAGGAGGTCCCGGAGCGTCAACCG caggCACAGGCGAAGTCGCAGCACCTCTCGGTCTCCAAAGAAGAAGGTGTCCAAGTCTCCCTCCCCTAGACG CCAtaagaaggagaaaaagaaggaCCGCGAAAAAGACCGAGACAGGGACAGGAGGGAGGACCGGGACCGGATCAAAGAAGAAAGAGAACGCTCACCcagcaagaagaagaagagcaaGGACAAGGAGCGAGATCGGGATCGCAAGTCTGAAAGTGACAAAGGAGATGTGAAG GTGACCCGGGACTATGACGAAGAGGAGCAAGGTTATGACAGTGGGAAAGGAGAGGAAGCTGAGGATGAGAGAAAGAGCGACTCCGATTCGGCCTCCTCCCCCAAAGCTCGCGAAGACGCGGACAGAGAGGAGCCTCAAGCCCCTAAAAAGTCTAAACTCAATGGAGATGATCACCACCACCAGGACGACATGGAGATGAGTGACTAA
- the LOC101163805 gene encoding serine/arginine-rich splicing factor 11 isoform X3, producing the protein MSLLAPANAVAGMMPGGGLLPTPNPLVSIGATPFGGLGAASLDPMAAMGLAGPGMNPQAISADLLKLMQSMDPKLNPLAAGLNLNLGLKADSSNKEIEEAMKRVREAQSLISAAIEPGSKKDDKRKHSRSRSRSRRRRSRSRSKHRRSRSRSRRRSHSRSRRRSKSPRRRGTHSLDRGHRTRSRDRRKEEKSKKRSKTPPKSYSSARRSRSVNRRHRRSRSTSRSPKKKVSKSPSPRRHKKEKKKDREKDRDRDRREDRDRIKEERERSPSKKKKSKDKERDRDRKSESDKGDVKVTRDYDEEEQGYDSGKGEEAEDERKSDSDSASSPKAREDADREEPQAPKKSKLNGDDHHHQDDMEMSD; encoded by the exons ATGTCGCTGCTGGCTCCAGCCAATGCTGTGGCAGGAATGATGCCTGGAGGCGGTCTTCTTCCAACGCCCAATCCTCTAGTGTCG ATTGGAGCAACACCTTTTGGAGGCCTTGGAGCTGCAAGCCTTGATCCAATGGCTGCCATGGGACTTGCAGGACCTGGCATGAACCCCCAG gCAATTTCTGCAGACTTGCTGAAGCTCATGCAGTCCATGGATCCTAA attgaatCCATTGGCAGCTGGATTAAACTTGAATCTAGGTCTGAAGGCAGATTCCTCCAACAAGGAGATTGAAGAGGCAATGAAGAGAGTTAGAGAGGCCCAGTCTCTCATTTCTGCAGCCATCGAACCTGGAA GTAAAAAAGATGACAAGCGCAAACATTCCCGCTCTCGCTCCCGGTCAAGACGCAGAAGGTCCAGGTCTCGCTCAAAGCACAG GCGTTCAAGGAGCAGGTCTCGACGTAGGTCTCATtcaaggagcaggaggaggtctAAAAGCCCAAGAAGGAGGGGGACGCACTCTCTGGATAGAGGCCATCGCACCAGATCCAG AGACAGGAGAAAGGaggaaaagtctaaaaaaagatCCAAGACGCCCCCGAAAAGCTACAGCAGTGCCAGGAGGTCCCGGAGCGTCAACCG caggCACAGGCGAAGTCGCAGCACCTCTCGGTCTCCAAAGAAGAAGGTGTCCAAGTCTCCCTCCCCTAGACG CCAtaagaaggagaaaaagaaggaCCGCGAAAAAGACCGAGACAGGGACAGGAGGGAGGACCGGGACCGGATCAAAGAAGAAAGAGAACGCTCACCcagcaagaagaagaagagcaaGGACAAGGAGCGAGATCGGGATCGCAAGTCTGAAAGTGACAAAGGAGATGTGAAG GTGACCCGGGACTATGACGAAGAGGAGCAAGGTTATGACAGTGGGAAAGGAGAGGAAGCTGAGGATGAGAGAAAGAGCGACTCCGATTCGGCCTCCTCCCCCAAAGCTCGCGAAGACGCGGACAGAGAGGAGCCTCAAGCCCCTAAAAAGTCTAAACTCAATGGAGATGATCACCACCACCAGGACGACATGGAGATGAGTGACTAA